One segment of Radiobacillus kanasensis DNA contains the following:
- a CDS encoding aldo/keto reductase yields the protein MKKNRLGTSDLYVSELALGCMTLGTDERNAKWIIDEALDQGINYLDTADLYDQGLNEEIVGKALKGRRDSIILATKVGNHLKEDGSWYWDPSKGYIKEQVKESLRRLGTDYIDLYQLHGGTIDDPIDDTIEAFEELTKEGVVRYYGISSIRPNVIRTYVEKSNIVSVMMQYSLLDRRPEEEILDLLHEHSISVVARGPMGKGMLSNDGMSIVQKKGQKGYLDYTYSELAQIAEQLQNFDQSVSSLALHYVLNHPTVASAVFGASSIEQLRENLAYQEKNISEENYNQLQQITKPITYQQHR from the coding sequence ATGAAGAAAAACCGATTAGGAACTTCTGATTTATATGTCTCCGAATTGGCATTAGGATGTATGACTTTAGGGACGGATGAGCGAAATGCCAAATGGATTATAGACGAGGCACTTGATCAAGGCATTAACTACTTAGATACAGCAGATTTGTATGATCAAGGGCTAAATGAAGAAATAGTAGGAAAAGCACTGAAAGGTAGACGGGATAGTATCATCTTAGCTACAAAGGTGGGTAATCATTTAAAAGAAGATGGTTCTTGGTATTGGGATCCCTCCAAAGGATACATAAAGGAACAAGTAAAGGAGAGCCTTCGTAGGCTCGGAACAGACTATATAGATCTCTATCAATTACATGGAGGAACGATAGACGATCCAATTGACGATACGATAGAAGCGTTCGAAGAGCTTACGAAAGAAGGAGTAGTCCGTTATTATGGAATTTCCTCCATTCGCCCAAATGTCATTCGCACTTATGTAGAAAAGTCAAATATCGTAAGTGTTATGATGCAGTACAGTTTATTGGATCGTCGTCCAGAAGAAGAAATTCTAGATCTTCTCCATGAACATTCGATCAGCGTAGTGGCAAGAGGTCCAATGGGAAAAGGGATGTTGTCAAATGACGGAATGTCCATCGTTCAAAAGAAGGGGCAGAAAGGGTATTTAGACTATACTTATTCCGAGCTAGCCCAAATCGCTGAACAGCTGCAAAACTTTGATCAGTCCGTTTCATCACTAGCCCTCCATTATGTATTGAATCATCCAACGGTAGCAAGTGCTGTATTCGGGGCAAGCTCCATTGAACAATTACGTGAAAATTTAGCTTACCAAGAGAAAAATATTTCTGAAGAAAACTATAACCAGTTACAACAAATTACGAAACCCATTACTTATCAACAGCATCGCTGA
- the spoIIM gene encoding stage II sporulation protein M: protein MYKKRYIPTDHIKDHAAVYLFMIILFLIGIIFGAVIVNSMNFVQKQDLFFYLDRFFGKMLEGPDVNNKDIFVSSLFYHIKYLLLLFVLGLSVIGMPIIWILLFIKGIVVGFSVGFFVNQMGWQGLLLATASIAPQNLLIIPAYLIAGSLAMIFSINLLRKLFSRKLHQPLLPLFMRYGTFFVALLAVVGVASLIESFVANEAMQLVIKWIYDS from the coding sequence GTGTACAAAAAACGTTACATACCTACAGATCATATAAAAGACCATGCCGCAGTGTACTTATTCATGATTATACTATTTTTAATCGGTATCATTTTTGGTGCTGTGATTGTTAATAGTATGAATTTCGTTCAAAAACAAGATTTGTTTTTCTATTTGGACCGTTTCTTCGGAAAAATGCTAGAAGGTCCTGATGTAAACAATAAAGATATATTTGTTAGTAGTTTGTTTTATCATATAAAATACTTACTTTTGCTTTTTGTTCTCGGTTTATCTGTTATTGGGATGCCAATCATTTGGATTTTGCTGTTTATAAAGGGGATTGTGGTTGGATTCTCTGTCGGTTTTTTTGTAAATCAAATGGGCTGGCAAGGATTGTTATTAGCAACAGCTTCTATTGCTCCTCAAAATCTGTTAATCATACCAGCTTATTTAATTGCAGGAAGCTTAGCGATGATCTTTTCCATTAATCTATTACGGAAACTTTTTTCAAGAAAACTACACCAGCCTTTACTACCTCTATTTATGAGATATGGAACGTTCTTTGTAGCGCTCTTAGCAGTAGTCGGTGTGGCGTCCTTAATTGAATCGTTTGTTGCCAATGAAGCAATGCAGCTTGTGATTAAATGGATATACGATAGTTAA
- a CDS encoding iron-sulfur cluster biosynthesis family protein, with amino-acid sequence MKLTITEAALNRINSNRENDQVLFIFYDTEDCGCGVNGVPALRLTKVNGEHLQPIECEGIPVFVHRQQSVFLEESMTLDFGDNRFRLSSPNGMLNGFIPESSLLTEVDM; translated from the coding sequence ATGAAATTAACCATAACGGAAGCCGCTTTAAACCGAATAAATTCTAATCGCGAAAATGATCAAGTGCTCTTTATTTTCTACGATACAGAAGATTGTGGCTGTGGGGTGAATGGTGTTCCTGCACTAAGACTTACAAAAGTAAATGGAGAGCATTTACAACCGATAGAATGTGAAGGCATTCCCGTTTTTGTACATCGCCAGCAATCCGTATTTCTAGAAGAAAGTATGACGTTAGATTTTGGAGATAATCGTTTTCGACTAAGTAGTCCAAACGGAATGCTGAATGGATTTATTCCTGAAAGCTCTCTTTTAACGGAGGTTGACATGTAG
- a CDS encoding SDR family NAD(P)-dependent oxidoreductase, whose translation MNLVGKTIIVTGASSGIGERIAHHIAQRGGNLLLTARSIEKLKNLQTELINTYSIECQIYKADLLDLTAWKSTLGEMIQDVPKIDAIINNAGFGIFDKVEDSKWEDTENMFRLNVFALIQGIHELLPHFISNRCGHIVNIASQAGKISTPKSSAYAATKHAVIGFSNALRLEVEEYGIHVTSVNLGPVATNFFTKADPSGTYQKSVRKLMLDPDKVARQVVSNLFSKKREINMPKWMDIGSRIYQVFPSLVEKMLRKQLNRK comes from the coding sequence ATGAATCTAGTTGGTAAAACCATTATTGTAACCGGCGCTTCCAGTGGGATAGGGGAACGAATTGCACATCATATTGCCCAACGCGGTGGAAATCTTTTGCTCACAGCTCGTTCCATAGAAAAATTAAAAAATCTTCAAACAGAGCTGATCAATACCTATTCTATCGAGTGCCAGATATATAAGGCGGATTTATTAGATTTAACAGCATGGAAATCCACTTTGGGAGAAATGATTCAGGACGTCCCTAAAATTGATGCAATTATCAATAATGCAGGTTTCGGCATATTTGATAAAGTAGAGGATTCAAAATGGGAAGATACAGAGAATATGTTCCGCTTAAACGTCTTTGCTTTAATTCAAGGGATTCACGAACTGTTGCCACACTTTATATCGAATCGTTGTGGTCATATTGTAAATATTGCATCACAAGCGGGGAAAATTTCTACACCGAAGTCCTCTGCTTATGCCGCAACCAAGCATGCCGTCATTGGTTTTTCCAACGCACTCCGTCTTGAGGTGGAAGAGTACGGGATTCATGTAACAAGTGTGAACCTTGGCCCTGTTGCAACTAACTTTTTTACAAAAGCAGATCCATCAGGAACGTATCAAAAATCGGTAAGAAAGCTGATGCTGGATCCTGATAAGGTTGCACGGCAAGTCGTATCGAATCTTTTCTCGAAAAAACGTGAAATTAATATGCCAAAGTGGATGGATATCGGAAGTAGAATCTATCAAGTTTTCCCTAGCTTGGTGGAAAAAATGCTTCGAAAACAATTAAATAGAAAGTAG
- the deoB gene encoding phosphopentomutase yields the protein MSFKRIFVIVMDSVGIGEAPDAEAFNDIGSDTLGHIAEHMQGLTMPTMARLGLSNIREIKGIPKADKPMASYTKMQEASNGKDTMTGHWEIMGLRIDQPFRTFPDGFPEELLQDLEEKTGRKIIGNKPASGTEIIKELGKEHMETGALIVYTSADSVLQIAAHEEIIPIEEQYKICEIARELTLDEKYMVGRVIARPFIGVPGAFERTSNRHDYALKPFGRTVMNELKDENLDVIAIGKISDIYDGEGVTKSIRTKDNDDGMVQIVNTTKEDFQGISFLNLVDFDAKYGHRRDPQGYGDALEAFDKQLPEVLENLKEDDLLIITADHGNDPVHHGTDHTREYVPLLVYSKGLEGGKELPIRQTFADIGATIADNFQIKKPEHGVSFLDELK from the coding sequence ATGTCATTCAAAAGAATATTTGTTATTGTTATGGACTCGGTAGGAATTGGAGAAGCACCGGATGCTGAAGCTTTTAATGATATTGGTTCAGATACACTTGGACATATCGCTGAGCATATGCAGGGGTTAACAATGCCTACGATGGCAAGACTTGGTCTAAGTAACATTCGAGAAATCAAAGGAATCCCCAAGGCCGATAAACCGATGGCATCATATACGAAAATGCAGGAGGCTTCAAATGGAAAGGATACAATGACTGGTCACTGGGAAATCATGGGTTTACGAATTGATCAACCGTTTCGAACATTCCCAGATGGATTCCCAGAAGAGCTCTTGCAAGATTTAGAAGAGAAGACTGGTCGAAAAATTATTGGAAATAAACCAGCTTCTGGAACTGAGATAATTAAAGAACTAGGAAAAGAGCATATGGAAACAGGTGCACTTATTGTGTACACTTCGGCGGATTCCGTTTTACAAATCGCAGCCCATGAAGAGATTATTCCAATTGAAGAGCAGTATAAAATTTGTGAAATAGCTCGCGAGTTGACGTTAGATGAAAAATATATGGTAGGTCGAGTGATTGCGAGACCATTTATAGGAGTCCCTGGTGCATTTGAACGTACATCTAATCGACATGATTATGCTCTTAAGCCATTTGGTCGTACGGTCATGAATGAGCTAAAAGATGAAAACCTTGATGTGATTGCTATTGGAAAGATTTCTGACATTTATGATGGAGAAGGGGTTACAAAATCCATTCGCACGAAAGATAATGACGATGGTATGGTTCAAATCGTGAACACGACAAAAGAAGACTTTCAAGGTATTAGTTTTTTAAATCTCGTTGATTTTGATGCCAAGTATGGACATAGACGAGACCCACAAGGATACGGAGATGCTTTGGAAGCGTTTGATAAACAGCTTCCGGAAGTTCTAGAGAATTTAAAGGAAGATGATTTGTTGATTATTACTGCAGATCACGGAAATGATCCTGTCCATCACGGAACGGACCATACGAGAGAATATGTTCCTTTACTCGTGTATTCGAAAGGTCTCGAAGGTGGAAAAGAACTTCCGATTCGCCAAACGTTTGCTGATATTGGGGCTACCATTGCAGATAACTTCCAAATTAAAAAACCAGAACACGGTGTAAGCTTTTTAGACGAATTAAAATAG
- a CDS encoding pyrimidine-nucleoside phosphorylase: MRIVDIIRKKRDGQSLSDEEIQHFIKGYTDGSIPDYQASSLLMAIYFQGMDEKETATLTKAMVDSGETIDLSAINGHKVDKHSTGGVGDKITFITGPLVASVGVPVAKMSGRGLGHTGGTIDKLESITGFDVEMTKEQFISTVNQYKLAVAGQTGNLAPADKKLYALRDVTSTVDSIPLIAGSIMSKKLASGADSIVLDVKTGTGAFMKTLEDSQALAEEMVKIGNNLGRTTVAVISDMNQPLGYEIGNANEVREAMDVLQGKNIPDLRQLGLELAAHMTVLAEVFDNYETAYQELEKNLENGKAFQAFRSFIEAQGGDINQIDHPETLPTSGYHVDVLAEKSGYVTAIDAESIGVAAMYLGAGRATKEDKIQHGVGITLKKKMGDSVQQGEAIAVLHSDVENPTDSMQKVQEAFEIGESRPATNPLIYKVIR, from the coding sequence ATGAGAATAGTAGATATCATACGAAAAAAACGAGACGGACAGTCCTTATCAGATGAAGAGATTCAACACTTTATAAAAGGATATACGGACGGTAGTATTCCAGACTACCAAGCTTCTTCCCTGTTAATGGCCATTTACTTTCAAGGAATGGATGAAAAAGAAACGGCTACCTTAACGAAGGCAATGGTTGATTCAGGAGAAACCATCGACCTATCAGCCATCAACGGGCATAAGGTGGATAAGCACTCCACTGGTGGTGTCGGGGATAAAATAACCTTTATCACTGGTCCGTTAGTAGCCTCGGTAGGTGTTCCAGTTGCTAAAATGTCCGGTCGAGGATTAGGACATACGGGTGGTACGATTGATAAATTAGAGTCCATCACTGGTTTTGATGTAGAAATGACGAAAGAGCAATTTATTTCTACCGTCAATCAGTATAAGCTTGCGGTAGCAGGTCAAACTGGAAATCTAGCTCCTGCAGATAAGAAATTATATGCATTGCGAGATGTTACCTCAACTGTGGATTCTATTCCTTTAATAGCGGGTTCTATAATGAGTAAAAAGCTAGCTTCAGGCGCAGATAGTATCGTTCTAGATGTCAAAACAGGTACGGGAGCCTTCATGAAAACGTTAGAGGATTCACAAGCTTTGGCAGAGGAAATGGTCAAGATCGGAAATAATCTTGGCCGAACAACAGTAGCTGTCATTAGTGATATGAATCAACCACTTGGCTACGAAATCGGAAATGCGAACGAAGTCCGGGAAGCTATGGACGTTCTACAAGGAAAAAACATTCCTGATTTGAGACAATTAGGATTGGAATTAGCTGCACATATGACCGTTCTTGCTGAAGTATTTGATAATTATGAAACAGCTTATCAAGAACTAGAGAAGAACCTTGAAAATGGTAAGGCTTTTCAAGCATTCCGTTCCTTTATTGAGGCACAGGGTGGGGACATTAATCAAATCGATCATCCTGAAACGTTGCCAACCTCTGGCTATCATGTAGACGTTTTAGCAGAAAAGTCCGGTTATGTTACGGCAATTGATGCGGAATCTATTGGAGTTGCTGCCATGTACTTAGGCGCAGGAAGGGCAACAAAAGAAGATAAAATTCAACATGGCGTAGGTATCACGTTGAAAAAGAAAATGGGCGATTCTGTGCAACAGGGTGAAGCTATAGCGGTTCTTCATAGTGATGTAGAAAACCCAACTGATTCGATGCAAAAGGTTCAAGAAGCATTTGAAATTGGAGAAAGTAGACCGGCTACGAATCCATTAATCTACAAAGTAATTCGATAA
- a CDS encoding YqkE family protein: MARNKQEDSNNLSLKDTLDADMLQKLQQRKKELSEQEESNKEKARQQRLEEKRRKEANKSFAELFEESDQDWQNYK, translated from the coding sequence GTGGCAAGAAACAAGCAAGAGGATTCAAATAATCTATCGTTGAAGGATACCTTGGATGCCGACATGCTCCAAAAATTGCAACAGAGGAAAAAGGAGCTTTCGGAACAAGAAGAATCGAATAAAGAGAAAGCAAGGCAACAACGTTTAGAAGAAAAAAGACGAAAAGAAGCGAATAAAAGTTTTGCAGAGTTATTTGAAGAAAGTGATCAGGATTGGCAAAACTATAAATGA
- a CDS encoding purine-nucleoside phosphorylase, whose product MTNAVEAKDYILKQVDQAPKIGLILGSGLGVLAEDIENPIAIPYQDIPHFPVSTVSGHKGQLVIGTLEGQLVVAMQGRFHFYEGYQMEQVTFPIRVMKALGVEQIIVTNAAGGINESFKPGHLMLIEDHINNFGTNPLIGKNEEELGPRFPDMSEAYSKRLLQHAKQVADSLNIQVQQGVYVGNTGPSYETGSEVKMLRKWGGDAVGMSTVPEVIVANHAGLEVLGISCISNMAAGILDQPLTHEEVMETTEQVKEDFLRFMKEIIRTLPV is encoded by the coding sequence ATGACGAACGCAGTAGAAGCAAAAGATTATATTTTAAAACAAGTAGATCAAGCACCGAAGATTGGACTTATTCTCGGTTCAGGGTTAGGTGTCTTAGCAGAAGATATTGAAAATCCAATAGCTATCCCTTATCAAGACATTCCGCATTTTCCTGTTTCAACAGTATCTGGGCATAAAGGGCAATTAGTTATTGGAACACTTGAAGGTCAGCTTGTTGTAGCGATGCAAGGAAGATTCCATTTTTATGAAGGCTATCAAATGGAACAAGTAACCTTTCCTATTCGAGTGATGAAAGCCTTAGGTGTTGAACAAATAATCGTTACGAATGCGGCTGGTGGTATTAATGAGTCCTTTAAGCCTGGTCATTTAATGTTAATTGAAGATCATATTAATAACTTCGGAACAAATCCACTTATTGGGAAGAATGAGGAAGAGCTAGGACCGAGATTTCCTGACATGTCGGAGGCGTATAGTAAGAGGCTTTTACAACATGCAAAACAAGTGGCAGATTCTTTAAACATACAAGTACAACAAGGTGTTTATGTAGGAAATACAGGGCCATCTTATGAAACGGGTTCCGAAGTGAAAATGCTACGAAAATGGGGTGGCGATGCGGTAGGTATGTCGACCGTTCCGGAAGTCATTGTTGCAAATCACGCTGGATTAGAAGTGCTTGGGATATCTTGTATTTCTAATATGGCAGCGGGCATTCTTGATCAGCCATTAACTCACGAGGAAGTGATGGAAACAACAGAACAAGTAAAAGAAGACTTCCTTCGATTTATGAAAGAAATCATTCGTACACTTCCTGTATAA
- a CDS encoding NUDIX hydrolase, translating into MKKFEERTIHTTSIFKGKVIDLQVDEVELPDGKTSKREIVKHPGAVAVIALTKDKRLVLVEQYRKPLEKSIIEIPAGKLEPGEQPETCARRELEEETGYTSDRLEFVTSFYTSPGFADELIYIYAARDLRPLEEKKDLDDDEFVELIECTQEEAEQLEKEQKIQDAKTSYAIQYLKAKGWMK; encoded by the coding sequence ATGAAAAAGTTTGAAGAAAGAACGATACATACAACATCCATATTTAAAGGGAAGGTTATTGATTTACAAGTAGATGAGGTGGAGCTTCCTGATGGTAAGACGTCAAAAAGAGAGATCGTCAAGCATCCTGGTGCTGTTGCCGTGATTGCTCTTACAAAAGATAAAAGATTGGTTCTCGTGGAACAGTACCGTAAGCCGCTTGAAAAAAGCATTATTGAGATTCCGGCAGGAAAGCTAGAACCAGGAGAACAACCAGAAACATGCGCTAGACGAGAGTTAGAAGAAGAGACTGGTTATACGTCAGATAGATTAGAGTTTGTAACTTCTTTTTATACGTCCCCTGGTTTTGCAGATGAACTTATATATATATACGCAGCTCGTGATTTGCGTCCATTAGAAGAAAAGAAAGACTTGGATGATGATGAATTTGTGGAACTCATCGAATGTACTCAAGAGGAAGCAGAGCAGTTGGAGAAAGAACAAAAAATTCAAGACGCAAAAACGTCCTATGCGATTCAATATCTAAAAGCTAAAGGATGGATGAAATGA
- the fur gene encoding ferric iron uptake transcriptional regulator, whose protein sequence is MEHRIDRIKKQLHAQSYKLTPQREATVRVLLEREEDHLSAEDVYLLVKEKAPEIGLATVYRTLELLSELKIVDKINFGDGVSRYDLRKEGAAHFHHHLVCMECGSVEEIVEDLLEDVEKIVQKEWGFLVKDHRLTFHGICRKCHDKDKEEESE, encoded by the coding sequence ATGGAACATAGGATTGATCGGATAAAAAAGCAGCTTCACGCACAAAGCTATAAATTAACCCCACAACGAGAGGCGACGGTTCGTGTTCTGTTGGAACGGGAAGAAGACCATCTTAGTGCCGAAGATGTTTACCTACTTGTGAAAGAAAAAGCACCGGAAATTGGTCTCGCTACGGTATATCGTACACTGGAATTATTGTCTGAATTGAAAATCGTGGATAAGATTAATTTTGGTGATGGGGTTTCACGCTATGATTTACGAAAAGAAGGGGCTGCTCACTTCCATCATCATCTCGTTTGTATGGAATGTGGCTCTGTTGAGGAAATTGTGGAAGATTTATTGGAGGACGTAGAAAAAATCGTTCAGAAAGAATGGGGCTTTCTTGTAAAGGACCACCGACTAACCTTTCACGGAATATGTAGAAAATGTCATGATAAAGATAAGGAAGAAGAATCTGAATAA
- the xerD gene encoding site-specific tyrosine recombinase XerD, with translation MKHELDEFFHYLKIERGLSHNTLLSYRRDLEAYQLYLKDHGQLDDWNKVSRSHITQYMYKLHDEGKSSATIARALSSIRLFHQFLVREYQAPTDPSLHIETPKKERKLPKVLSSKEVEMLLTIEENHPLAIRNKAMLEMLYATGLRVSELISLKVSDLHLTMGFVRTFGKGSKERIVPLGEIAQESVDRYITSSRSQLVKKTRTDALFVNQHGRPLTRQGFWKILKGIARDAGIKKEITPHTLRHSFATHLLENGADLRSVQEMLGHADISTTQIYTHVSKARIKDIYKTYHPRA, from the coding sequence ATGAAGCATGAGCTGGACGAATTTTTTCATTACTTAAAGATTGAAAGAGGGCTTTCCCATAACACATTGTTATCCTATCGAAGAGATTTAGAAGCTTACCAGCTCTATTTAAAGGACCATGGTCAATTAGATGACTGGAATAAGGTGTCTCGATCGCATATCACCCAATATATGTATAAGTTACATGATGAAGGGAAGTCTTCTGCAACGATTGCAAGGGCATTATCGTCGATTAGACTTTTTCACCAATTTCTAGTTCGAGAGTACCAAGCACCAACCGATCCTAGCTTACATATAGAAACGCCGAAGAAGGAACGTAAATTACCGAAAGTGCTCTCCTCCAAAGAGGTGGAGATGTTACTAACCATCGAAGAAAATCATCCTCTTGCGATACGGAACAAAGCGATGCTAGAAATGCTTTATGCGACGGGTTTGCGAGTATCAGAACTTATTTCCTTGAAGGTGAGTGATTTACATTTAACGATGGGGTTCGTTCGTACATTCGGAAAAGGATCGAAAGAGCGGATTGTCCCGTTAGGGGAAATTGCTCAGGAATCAGTAGATCGTTATATCACATCAAGTCGATCTCAACTTGTAAAGAAAACGAGAACTGATGCATTGTTTGTAAATCAGCATGGTAGGCCTTTAACTAGACAAGGCTTTTGGAAAATATTAAAGGGAATTGCTAGAGATGCAGGTATAAAAAAAGAAATTACTCCGCATACATTGCGGCATTCCTTTGCAACACACTTGCTAGAAAATGGCGCAGACCTAAGATCTGTTCAAGAGATGCTTGGCCATGCAGATATTTCGACGACACAAATTTATACACATGTATCAAAGGCAAGAATAAAGGATATTTATAAAACATATCACCCAAGAGCATAA
- a CDS encoding YqzK family protein, whose product MKSVISLVRDSFKIFVIFTICTMLFYFGLRAIHAEYENYHKYDPPEGKAVKVFEQQDQSWVDRLSLFFRLGE is encoded by the coding sequence ATGAAGTCGGTTATTTCACTCGTTCGAGATTCGTTTAAAATATTTGTTATATTTACGATTTGTACGATGCTATTCTATTTTGGATTAAGAGCTATACATGCGGAATATGAAAATTATCATAAATACGATCCTCCAGAAGGAAAGGCTGTAAAAGTGTTTGAGCAGCAGGATCAATCATGGGTGGATCGACTATCGTTATTTTTCCGATTAGGGGAGTAG
- a CDS encoding endonuclease Q family protein yields MNSFFADLHIHIGRNWHGKPVKITGSKTLTLTNVLKEASRNKGLDMIGVIDCHSPEVLAEVEDLISKGIAYEKQDGGIQFEEVTLILGSEIEIYDENCKGPIHVLAFLPTLKEMERFSKWLSERITNIHLSSQRFYGTAKEFQYEVKALGGLFIPAHVFTPFKSLFGKGVRASLSEVLDPDLIDAIELGLSADTKMADSIAELHRYTYVSNSDAHSLAKIAREYQKLTLDHPSFTELEWALHQVKGRVVQENYGLNPLLGKYHKTVCATCFKETTEQGDCSCGGTKIIRGVSDRIQELATAKEFPERPDYLYQVPLEYIPTLGKKTLEKLLQQFGTEMNILHRVKEEELQKVVSSKIVDAIMKMRSGKLSIRAGGGGIYGKVNL; encoded by the coding sequence ATGAATTCCTTTTTTGCCGACCTTCATATTCATATCGGAAGAAATTGGCATGGAAAACCCGTCAAAATTACTGGTTCTAAGACACTTACTCTCACGAACGTTTTAAAGGAAGCGAGTCGGAACAAGGGCTTAGATATGATTGGCGTGATAGATTGTCACTCCCCAGAAGTTCTAGCTGAAGTAGAGGACCTGATCTCTAAAGGCATTGCCTATGAAAAACAAGATGGTGGCATTCAGTTTGAAGAAGTTACACTCATCCTTGGCTCGGAGATTGAAATCTATGATGAGAATTGTAAAGGACCAATCCACGTTTTAGCCTTTCTTCCGACCCTGAAAGAAATGGAGAGGTTTTCTAAGTGGTTATCGGAAAGGATAACGAACATTCACCTTAGTTCTCAAAGATTTTATGGTACCGCCAAGGAATTTCAATATGAAGTCAAAGCGCTAGGTGGCTTGTTCATACCAGCGCACGTGTTTACACCTTTTAAGAGTCTGTTTGGAAAAGGGGTACGAGCTTCCCTTTCAGAAGTCTTGGATCCGGATTTAATAGATGCTATAGAGCTTGGATTAAGTGCAGATACGAAAATGGCCGATTCCATTGCGGAATTGCATCGTTATACTTATGTTTCAAACTCAGATGCTCACTCGCTTGCCAAAATTGCGAGAGAATATCAAAAACTAACTCTGGATCATCCCTCATTTACGGAATTAGAATGGGCCTTACATCAAGTGAAAGGTAGAGTGGTACAAGAAAACTATGGATTGAATCCGTTACTAGGAAAATATCATAAAACGGTGTGTGCAACTTGTTTCAAGGAAACAACAGAGCAGGGTGACTGTTCCTGTGGAGGAACGAAAATCATTAGAGGCGTGTCGGATCGAATTCAGGAACTGGCGACAGCGAAAGAGTTCCCAGAAAGACCAGACTATCTCTACCAAGTCCCTTTAGAATATATCCCGACACTAGGAAAGAAAACACTTGAGAAGCTCCTACAACAATTTGGAACGGAAATGAATATTCTTCATAGAGTTAAAGAGGAGGAATTGCAAAAGGTTGTCTCTTCTAAAATTGTCGATGCCATTATGAAAATGAGAAGCGGTAAGCTATCCATACGTGCCGGTGGTGGCGGAATATATGGGAAGGTAAATCTATAG